The genomic stretch AGtaatatgaaacattttacaTCTAAAAAACGTTACGAAATACTGATTAACAGACCATTCAATCGGTCTGGGTCAATATTCAGGTGGTTCCGGCTTGTTCCATCAGGCAGCTTCGGCTGCTGCTCGTTCATACTCATTATTTGAATTTGCTagcctcagattggctaacaaaCTAGCCTATGAGAGCAAGATATATCGTTTCCTGCCCCGCTGCTCATTGTTAACACCGGGCGTTCTCTCTTCCTGTTTGGTATGCTACAGCTTTTAGCATGCAGCATGCTAGGCGTGGTTTCAACTGCGAGAGCTACCGAATACTAACAAACAAAGGAGTTGTgacaaatcaaatacaggccattggaACTCGCATTTTATCAACACCTGCATAGTTTGGGATTGTGTTTTTTGGTTTGGGAGACGAACCCCTCCTCCGTAACCAGGTTATTTGTACGGAAGCCCGGAAAGgtaaaaaatcctcaaatgtattttttccctactggcggataaaaatgtattgaatagaacagaatagatttaTTAATCCTACAGTGGGGAcattcactcattacagcagcacacacacttagagaagaaaaataagattacaggtaaaactgattccagccatgtttgctttcataacttcaacaacatcatgctgatgacccacatgaacataatcctctgttagTCGATGCAGTTACATCacaaagttagcttaacatgataagaTTACTTTTGCTTGGCAAAATACAACAACAGGTAATATTACGAATGaccctagatggaatttaaatcCTTTTACATTAATCATAACTAAAAGTTCCTGggagacatttgtgacatgtagctgtaactctttactgctgacAGATGATGTGAGTCCTTGTAAACCACCCCACGATGGGACGCACCCAAAGCACCACATATACCAAATAACACCCAAGAACATACAGTCCGATGTCTCAGAACGACCGTCTTAGTACGTCTATGCACCCCCGCTCCAACGGTGCCGAAAAAGTCAGCAAGTCCGGGTAAACTGGACGCTGCTGCCAACATGAAACACAACAGAGACGCTCTTTTCACGACTAAAATGCTAGATTTTAAACGTTTTTGAATTGTAAACAATTTGGTACGCTTAACAtgattaatcatttttaaattaatCGGCACACCCCTTGATTCAATGAattctttttatttagtttttcttaGGTTATTTCCATCAGAAATGACGTTTTTTTTCTGGTCTTTGATGCTGATTTCCATATTAGTTTCCTCTTTTATTGATCAGCCCTAATTTACTCTGCAGTATTAATTAATTTCTTTATCCCTAGTTTTATGGGTTAATTTTAGTTTGATCTATATAGCTTTTCTAGTGTTCACTAGCCCGTATGTTACCCCTTATATCTGTTGCACTCTTTTTGTGGATTTTTAGCGCCTTTCCATTTTGCCAATGTCCTGTTTGTGGTTTTGAAGGCACTGTTACGTTAGATCTTTTTTTTCCTGGTTTAGGTCTCTTTATACTGTAATTTCTTGGACCATTGCAGATGTTCTCCCTCTTTTTAGTCCAGCATTTAGAATACTTTTTCTCTACATGATATCTATTTGTTTTTACTTTCCCAGAAATGTCACTTATGTCACTCACCTGTGCTGCTTGATCATTATCATGAGATACACATGCTGTCTCTCCAATTTCCGTTATTACAGTTTTTCAGTTAATTACCGGATCCTCTGATCTGTTCAGTTTTTCGCTCATTCTGTTTTTGCCAACTTCATGTCGAGCCTTCtgttttatttaatgtttctTGAATAGACcttgtaatttattttttttattaactcaCTACAATGCCTCACTTCAGTGGACTGCTGTTTAACACTTATAATAAACAGCAAAGATAATAGAAAAACATTGCTTGTGTATAAAAATAAGAATTGCAGGTATTGTTGTGTGATTTGGTTAAAAGCTTACCAGGTTGAATGTCTCATCTGAATCAGACTCCAGACAGCCACATGGAGACATGGTCTGAAGAGAATGTAGAAAAGGCACAAACACAGTAAGAAACAGAAATGTGTAATAATATTATCTTGCCTCACATATTAGTCAATCACCTCAACATCTGCAGCATCTTCTCTGCCACATTCAGTGTAGGGCAAGGTCTAGAGACAAAAGAAATTATTTGAAAAGATTTTTAGTTCATTTCTTTGTACATTCAGTTTGTAAATATCACAAACTTGCACATGAGGTTTGGTAAAAGAACTTACAAGGTTGATTGTGTCATCTGGATATTCCGGGAAATCAAAATGACCAGATGAAGACGTGGTCTTCAGAGGAGGTAGAAAAGATGTTACTAAGTAAGAAAGTACCACAACACTTTGTGCAGGGCAGCACAGTGTGAAATCATGTTTCTATCAATTTAAGAATACATGTAACCCTCACCTCAAAATCTGCAGAATATGGACCAGAAGTCACTTGGTCACAGCTTTCACTGCTCAAGGGAGAAGTCTGAAAATATTTACAAAACCATATTCCCTATTTAGTGTCTTCAAACATCAGCAAAGGCAATGTGATAGAtctgttaaagaaaaaaaaaagtcaaatttcATTACTGCATTACAAAAGGGTTATTGTAGGTTTCAGAAAGTTACAATTAAGACCTTTTAAGACCGCTATGAACAAAATGTTAGACCAGCATGACACATTAACACAAAGTCACACATTAACAAAGTCTGTTTGAGTTGGAACATCTCAGAAGCATCTGATGGCAGATGTTTTGTTATCCAGTCAATCAAAAGAACTGACCTGTTTAAACCTAAGAcatagtagggctgcacgattctggataaaataatCCCAATTATTTTTTGCTCATATTTAGATCATGATTCTCTCACAATTTTTTCCCCAATTTAAATAGTTATTGCACGTATTAACTGCAAATCAGCTTTGTAACAGCTGacactgaaaataaaaacaataaataaaggcTACTGTTGTTTTATCCTGCCAGCTCGCTTCTGCATCACATGGTATAAGGCTCCGCCATTATCAATTGTTGAGGGAAAAAGAGGGAGCACTTTTTTTCATGCAGATTATGTCCAGGTTTAAAATGCGGTACaatgattgtgttttttttttccctttttcattttaattgtcATTTCAGAATGAGTTTGCTTACAAGCATGAATTGAAATCACAACCTTTTAACGATTAATTGTGCAGTCCTAAGACATAGAACAAAAAACTGGGTGGGCGTTGTTCAGACTTAAGTCCTTGAATTTAAAGTTATGTATTTTAGActttttttaagaccatttaagaCCCTGCAAGAACTCTGATACATCTTTCATGAGCTAACTTACATCCAAAGTCTCTCTGTTCCATCTTGCAGAGGGTAACTTGATGGTACTGTTTGGTTCCAGGTACAATTTGTACTTGCGCTTTGGCATtctaaaacaaaaatgaacatcgaTATCAGTAACAGACATGATTCGTGAATAAAACCATGGTAAATTTAAACAgttacactggtgaaattcagctCACTTAAGAAATACCATTATTTGAAAGTATTAGTCAAGTCACCATTTCAAAAGTCCAAGTCACACTCAAGTCCTtagtgcaggggtcggcaacctgttcccatcaaagagccattattacccgtttcccacggtaaagaaaacactgggagccacagcagctgtggc from Nothobranchius furzeri strain GRZ-AD unplaced genomic scaffold, NfurGRZ-RIMD1 Scf024, whole genome shotgun sequence encodes the following:
- the LOC139064414 gene encoding uncharacterized protein isoform X3, yielding MSVTDIDVHFCFRMPKRKYKLYLEPNSTIKLPSARWNRETLDTSPLSSESCDQVTSGPYSADFETTSSSGHFDFPEYPDDTINLTLPYTECGREDAADVETMSPCGCLESDSDETFNLPTTSSGGLSVLQSSDVSQEFECDSSPESDPQVDSNIEDLPEDDPFGQIGFDTDMDSALISGGTTTRAEALLMF